The Raphanus sativus cultivar WK10039 chromosome 6, ASM80110v3, whole genome shotgun sequence sequence GATCTCCGGATGCTATTGTTTCACTGATTGACAAGCAGCTTCGAAATCGTCTTCAGAGCATCCGACTAACCAACCCTACATCCTCCTCCGCAATGACGCAACTCTGGTTCCTTCACTCTCAGGTGTGATCGCCAGCGGAGTAAACAAGAAGCACCAACTCTCGATTCTTCCAATACTCTTCCACCGCTTCAACTTCATCATCAGGCCTTGGGCTTTTACTTTTCATTTGGGCTATAGTTCTATTCATATGTGTTTCTAGATGGGCTAACTGAGTGAATCTCAGAACAAACTTAAGCCTTTGGACTTGtctatgttttatttcttttgctttttaatattaagaatgccagttttcaaaaaaaaaaaaagcaatgtAATAACTGCTAACTCATAAAGCATAGACTGTTGCGTACATACTAAAATAACACTCAGTATCAAAACCACCAGCTAAGTGCTACTAAAATAACAAAACTGACCAACATTTCAGCATGGAAAATCTGATATCAGCATTATCAATATCAACCATCAAACACTCATTTGcataattagtatatatatcaTGCACGTAATGTGGACAAACCACTAGTAATATAATACTATAGCAGAAGGAGGATTTCTAACACCACATACTCCATTAAATTTTGTGCTTTTGAATGAATTACTTCATAGAAATTCCTCCATATGACTTATCAGGTTCGAGTATTAAaacatgttattattttttcttttttattaatttcctGGTAAAGAATGGCACAATGGTCACTAACCCTTCATCTTCTCCAGACTATCTGCAAGCGGCAAACCTAATCCATGGCTGCCAGAGCCTTTTTTACTTGATTTATATGGTTATCATCtcatttcatatattttctgTTGTGCGGAATTTCAGTTAATGAGTCCACTTACTCAAGTCCtaacaaaccaaaagaaaagtaaaaaacgACGTCTCTTTTGTTCACGAGATTGCACCGAGTCAAATCCACACTGGTTTGTTCACTACACGCCGGTACTTGTGTACATATGAAAGAGGATGCTACTGGTTGGTTGTGAGAAAAGATGTTAAGACCATTGGAACTTGCAAGGCTTTTTATACATGTTTGGATATTGTTATTTCAAAGAGATTGTATATAGTATTTAACTATACTTTTGTTGCATCCGTTTTGTTGCATCCGTTTGACGCTTCGATCGCTTCCATGATCATCTGAAgttcacaaaaataaaaaaaaacggtTCAGATCTACCGAGGAAACACAACTTCGAGGAGATCTGAGACGGTGAAGTTACCTGAGAGTACGGTGGGAGAGAGAAGGGAAGGTCTTGTAACTGCGGCGGATGCTCCTCCTCCGTTGGAGTTTGTTGAAGATTAACGCCGTTTTTCATCGTCGTCACGTTAACACACAGTGTGAGGAAAGAGTGAAtgctatttaaattatataaaaaaaagttttgttatgGAGAGTTGATCAGACGGTTAGTGTTCGAGTATTACGAACGCTTTATCTAACGGTTGAGAACTATTGTCCCACAGGATTGCTGACCTGGCTGGAGACGATAACTGATAACTTTTCGGAAATTACGGCATTACCcccatattttgaaaatttataaagacACGTTTCGAATAATCAACTGAGTATGAAAAATAATCGAGAAACGTCATATCGGTTTGAATCATACATTAAGAAATGGACGACAAAAAAAGTCATTAAGCCAACCGTGTATTGTTTCACTACTCCAGATAGGGATCATCAAGTATGTTTACTGTTTACTATCATTTGTAAAACTCTAGTTCTGAAATGACGTTTCTTAATTAATTTCTCCATCATCCAATCctttttacaaaatcaaatttttcttttcagcAAGAAGAGGATAAAAGATTAAATACGCAAACTTTATACATGAACAAAACATGCAAAGTCCAATTACATTGTCCAAACGTCATTTTTTCTCTACTCAACCcccaaaattcaaaattacaCACAAAAGTTTGTAATCTAAGCTAATTCTGCAAGCAAGCTGGAGAGCAATTTCATTTTCGGTGGTCTTCCACGCCCTCGACGAACAAATATATCTCCCTGAGGTTTCTCTCCGTCATCGCCTTCTTGAACCATCTTCGGCTTCTTCTTAGGTGGTCGTCCTCGTGGTCTCCCGGAAACACTCGGCGGTACCTTTGCTTTCTCCTCCGTCAAGCTAAGAGGAAGACGACCTCTAAGCCTCAGCGAATAAACCACCTATTGAGACGTCGTGACCGCCGCCACGTGGCTTGAATCTCCCTGAGGTTTCGGCTTTTGAACCGGCTTCGTGTAATTGTTTTTCACAAACACGAGCTGCCCTGAGTGTTTCATCTGGTTGAGATGGTAGTCGAGAAGCGTCAGGTGAGACGGTGGTAAATGTGTCTGTGTTGTCTCGATGTGCTTTAAAATCGCCGTTTTGCTGCATCCCTTCGACGCTTCAATCGCTTCCATTatcatctgaaaaaaaaaaaaacacgtttCAGATCTAACGAAGAAACAAGTTCAAAGATCTGGGCCGGTGAAGTTAGACAATACCTGAGGGTACGGTAGGAGATAGAAGGGAAGCTCTTGTATCTGCGGAGGATGCTCCTCCTTTGGAGTTTGTTGAAGATCAAGCACGTTCTCCATCGTCACGACTTCGGACAGTGTAGCAGAGAAGCTGGGTGGGATTTAAGAgatttcattgttttttaaatgttttgtcATTGGAAAGCTGATCGGACGGTTAGGTTCAAAATTTACGAACATAGATCTAACGGTTGAGAAATATTTTCCCGCAGTATTGCTGACCTCATCACTTGTCAAGCTCTATTCGGGGTAACCTGTGGCTTGGACAGGTCTGAAGTTGATTACTGATAACTTTTGTGATTTACGAATTACCccacatttaaaactttaaaaattcaaCACGTGTCAGATAGTTAATGGAGCAAGggaaaaaagaaaatgagaaaccTCAAGACACGTCATATCCGGGTTGTGGCATAAATTTACGgaagataaaa is a genomic window containing:
- the LOC108813446 gene encoding HMG-Y-related protein A; its protein translation is MENVLDLQQTPKEEHPPQIQELPFYLLPYPQMIMEAIEASKGCSKTAILKHIETTQTHLPPSHLTLLDYHLNQMKHSGQLVFVKNNYTKPVQKPKPQGDSSHVAAVTTSQ